TCGCAGAATGCAGTATTCGTCGTTGATGATTTTGTCGCTGGTAGgtttttttcttttgctgGTAGAAATTTGGGGGAGTAAGGTGGACTTTTTTGGTGGGCTGACGGGGGAGGGAGGAGTACTGTTTGGGAAGGAACCTCGCCTCGCCAAAACAGCAAACAGTGTGATATTGGTGCTGGGAGTTTGACTACCCTGGACACGACGACTGTGAGAATTTGGTGACTAACACTGGTAAACATTACTAGGGAAGACGATGTGATAGCCTTGAGAAGTGGGAATGAATTGGGATTGGTTTGTGCACACAAAGGCATTGTCTTTCCAATACTTGTTACACGCGATGATTCTTCAGCAACCAATATGTTGCGACAAAGCTCGCTTGTAGCTTCAACTTGTAAATTTGTGGTCAACTTATATGAAACTATTGTAATCAGCAGACTGTAACGAGAGACACTCGTTACCTGGCTATACACAAGGGAAAATGAACCCTAGGACTCAGAGCTTAAGTCACGAAACCTAATCTAAGTCTAAGGGGCTCTTTCATGAATTCGTTCTAGaccaccatcaacatcttcaagttGCATCACTATGCATCAGACTCCATCGGCACAGGAATctctctcctcaacctcctctgGATCTCCTCAAAGTCACTCTCGTTCTCTTTCGTGATGAATCCCTTCCTGACCAAGAAGTCGATCATCACAGGACACACATTCGGCTTGAACTCTCCCGCCAACATGCGCTGTACCACTTCCTGACAATCCATCAGCACAAACTCCTCCACTTCATCATCTCCCGGTCGAGGAATAACATCCCCCGGCATCTCTAGATCGAAGACGTAGATGATATCTGGGTGGAATAGCTTTGACTTCTGGTTGATGTTGGCCAGCGTTATCGCTCCCGCGGGTTCAACGCTCGACGAGACGAGATCTGGTGGAAGACAAGCTTCTTCGGTAGATTCGGCTTTGATGCATGTAAGTGGTGTATCACTGGCCTTGATACCACCAGCGACAGTACTGTCAAGAAGACCAGGGTAGCTGAAGAGATGACGACTCCGTCTCGCAACCCAGATCTTTATCCCGCCATCACCACCGCGTACATAGCCCGTCAAATGAGCACCCCTCGTCGCAATGCCAAATAACGGAG
This genomic stretch from Fusarium fujikuroi IMI 58289 draft genome, chromosome FFUJ_chr09 harbors:
- a CDS encoding related to thiamin pyrophosphokinase, with translation MTPSSDLKLLDLITAIDNAPLGFATNYAPYYRLFLSPDPRPHGFILPATVSLMPWPTSFTIDHDNRTVTLNEPASGSTLTEHANAAFQEAVDKAVDDDLFPILHKEHSEYFRIVGAREFVQVERFAAPLFGIATRGAHLTGYVRGGDGGIKIWVARRSRHLFSYPGLLDSTVAGGIKASDTPLTCIKAESTEEACLPPDLVSSSVEPAGAITLANINQKSKLFHPDIIYVFDLEMPGDVIPRPGDDEVEEFVLMDCQEVVQRMLAGEFKPNVCPVMIDFLVRKGFITKENESDFEEIQRRLRREIPVPMESDA